A window of Nitrospira sp. genomic DNA:
ATCGCCAATCTTCGGATCGATTTCGGGATCAGGATTGGCCATGGCGAACACGATGCGATCCTGATTCATGCGCTCCAGGTCCTCTCTTGTGAGGACGTTCCCCACCGACAGGCCGATAAACACGTCGGCGCCTTTCAACGCGTCGTGCAAGGTGCCGCGTGGCTGATCGCGCCGGATACAGGCCTGCAAATCGGTGCGGCAGGCGCGGAGTTCCTCCGCCTCCCCCATTAAGACGATGCCTTCCTTGTCGCAGCCGACCAGGTGACAGGCACCGGCGGCCAGGAGAATGCGGCAGCAGGCGGTGCCCGCCGCGCCGAGTCCGTTCACGACGATGCGGACGTCTTCCATGCGTTTGCCGACCACGGTGAGCGCATTGGTCAGCGCAGCCAGGAGGACCACGGCTGTGCCGTGCTGGTCGTCGTGCATCACCGGAATGTCGAGGGATGTCTTGAGCGCCCGTTCGATTTCGAAACAGCGTGGCGCACTGATATCTTCGAGGTTGATGCCTCCGAACCCTGGCGCGATACCACGAACGACGCGGACGATGTCTTCAGGATCCTGTGTTCCAAGGCAGATCGGCCAGGCATCAATGCCGGCCAACTCTCTGAAGAGCATGACCTTCCCTTCCATCACCGGCAAGGCGGCCGCAGGGCCGAGATTGCCCAGGCCCAATACGGCAGACCCGTCCGTCACAACCGCCACACTGTTGCTCTTGCTGGTAAAGGCGTAGGCTTTGGAGGGATCCTTCGCAATCGCCTTGCAGACGCGGCCGACACCGGGTGTATAGATCATCGAGAGGACGTTGCGCGTGGTGACCGGAACTTTACTTTGCACTTTGATTTTTCCCCCGAGGTGCAGGAGAAAAATCCGATCGGAGGCGGAGAGCACGTTCACCTCCGGCAACGCTTCGAGCCGTTCGAGGACCCGCTCCCCGTGGGCCTCATTCTGCACGTCGAAAGTGATGTCTCTGATCATGCGTTCGGCATTGGCTGAGACAATGTCCACCGCGCCGAGGTTCGCGCCTTCTTCCGCTAACAGGGCGGCCACTTTGGCGAAAATTCCCGGTTTGTTGAGCAGTGCGAGGCGAACGGTCAGGCGGTAGTTCGAGTAGGGGCCGATGTCGTCCGTCGTCATGATCGGTGCCCCGATGAGGTGCGGCGCTTGTGATTAGAGTGTACCACAGCCTTCTGCCTGAAAGTTTCCGAAGCAAAAGAGTTGCATTGACTTTTTCTGACAGGTTGGCTACCCTCGCCCCGCCCTGGTGGTGGGGCACTTAATTCTCAACTTTCAAGGAGGGGGTTCCATGAAGCGTGCACTATTTGCATTCGTAGCGGCGGCCATTCTCGTTGCGTTCACCGCTCCGTCATTCGCGGGCGATGACAAGAAGAAGGAAGAGAAGAAGGGCGGCCATTTCTCCCAGACCGTATTCGGGGACGATAAGAAGAAGGAAGAGAAGAAGGGTGGACACCTGTCCCAGACCGTGTTCGGCGATGACAAGAAGAAGGAAGAGAAGAAGGGCGGCCACTGAGCCCAGTCTCCTGATTCTTTCGTAATGTAAAATTGGCTCGCGACTCCGGATGCCGGCGCGGGCCAATTTTTTGTCCGTATTCCTCCGCGACAGTCCCCTGCTTCACTTCATTGACCCATTCCGTTGGTGCATGTTACGGTTCGCGCATGACCGATCACGCTGATCCTCGACGCCCCAACCGCCTCATTCGCGAGACCAGTCCCTATCTGTTGCAGCATGCGTACAACCCCGTGGATTGGTATCCCTGGGGCCCAGAGGCTCTGGCCCAGGCCGCGACCCTCGGTCGGCCCATTCTCCTCTCCATCGGGTACTCGTCCTGCCATTGGTGCCATGTCATGGAACGGGAATCGTTTGAGAACGAGGCGACGGCCGCGCTGATGAATCAACATTTCGTCTGCATCAAGGTCGACCGGG
This region includes:
- a CDS encoding NAD-dependent malic enzyme, which gives rise to MTTDDIGPYSNYRLTVRLALLNKPGIFAKVAALLAEEGANLGAVDIVSANAERMIRDITFDVQNEAHGERVLERLEALPEVNVLSASDRIFLLHLGGKIKVQSKVPVTTRNVLSMIYTPGVGRVCKAIAKDPSKAYAFTSKSNSVAVVTDGSAVLGLGNLGPAAALPVMEGKVMLFRELAGIDAWPICLGTQDPEDIVRVVRGIAPGFGGINLEDISAPRCFEIERALKTSLDIPVMHDDQHGTAVVLLAALTNALTVVGKRMEDVRIVVNGLGAAGTACCRILLAAGACHLVGCDKEGIVLMGEAEELRACRTDLQACIRRDQPRGTLHDALKGADVFIGLSVGNVLTREDLERMNQDRIVFAMANPDPEIDPKIGDELSRIFATGRSDYPNQINNALSFPGIFRGALDVQASEINEPMKLAAAQAIAECVPADALSEDYIIPSVFDREVVPRVAKAVAAAARTSGVARRRIKIDDDLP